The following DNA comes from Cucumis sativus cultivar 9930 chromosome 7, Cucumber_9930_V3, whole genome shotgun sequence.
GCACAATGTGTTAAAATGCATGCTCAGCAGGACATCTATCATGGCACCAAGCTAGGAACATTCCACCAATAACATGCTTAGAAAAGatacacaacaaaataaggGAAGCTTATACATTCAATTATGCAACTCATGggaacaaaattttgaatccaACTATCttcaaaataccaaaaaaaaaaaaaaaaactttggtACAGCCAGCTGCACTCGTCCTTTGTGCATCCCAAACAGAACCCACCAATAAAAATCTACCatgtgataaattttattttattatacaaaataatattagttcttttaaatttatttttacaatataaggaaaagaagaaacaatgaTATTAGGTGCAGCCTAGGCTAGACCTAATCAAATACCCTTAACTAATTTCATTATTGCTTGCATAGCAATATTAAACATGCAGTTCCGCATTTTGTGTGCACAAACAACTACATCCCTACAAAGtacaaatgttttttttaaaaactttatgaaaatatagccactgaaatattttcattagtCCCTTTGGTTAACTTCTCCACTAGGGGCTaatgaaaaagcaaaaataataCTATGTGGACACAAATTTTGTCTCtcttggatttttttaaaaagaacaaattcaGATCAAAAGGAGAACACCTACTATAATTGTCAATCCATAAATCCAAAGTGGAGAATACAAAACTAAAGAGACTTTAATCACAAATAACTATATTTAATAGTTACACTTACCATCAAGACGAACACAAACTCTTTGGGGAATTGGTCCTCTAGTTGATACACATCGAGAAACtcactattatttttaatgattgATTGGTAGAAAATGGCAACAAGGAAGAACACTATCATATCTGCCCCGAATACATAGGCATATAGATCAATTTCCCTTTTGCCTCCCCCAATCACGGAGAGTATTCGATATGGGAATCCTGTGCTTTCAACAAATTCATTGCGTTGTGCAAGCAGGATCTCGTTTGCTACATCTGCTGCAGGAGTAAGAGAGTCGCACCATTCTGCACAAGTGTTAGTTGAAGGAGAAGCATATACTACCTCTAGAACAACTAAGGCTatctttgtattttctttgcttCTTTCAATGCTCTGGACATGGACTCGactagaaaaagaacaaagtcGAGGGTTCTGTTCCTTACACCTCTCAACATGGATAATTTGAAGCATATGATTTATTCCAGATTCAATCCTCTCTGGCTGAATCCCATCTTCTGGCCAGATTTGGACATCCAAAGAAACCTGGATAAAGTAAGGTGGAGATTCTGCTCCTTGAGTCAGTGATTTCCAGTACTTGCACAAACTTCTGAGTACAAACAGCATCATTTTTCTCCCTATATATAGGAGTTCATATGCTCTGTCAGTCAAACCATAATGTCCAAGACTCTGTTTACTGGGGAGAGCATTTTTATTGAAGGCACTAGAATACGCCCACTCGCCATCTTTTGCAGTTATTGAACTTTGCAACagagtaaataaataaaccaggAACAGAGGCAATGAACTGACAACAAAGGATGAAGTAATTCTATGAGTAGGAAAGCCCAGTTCCTGTAGTAGATCCGAATTAATAGTCAACCCACAATGCTGGATGATTATCTGGTAAAGATATTGTAGCAATATGTACAATTCTGTGTAAATTAGCATGACAACCCAAAACATATAACCAGGACCAGTATTTACACATAGGGCATAAACAAAGAGAGCTGCAAGGTAAAACATGGAAAGTAAACTGAAGTTCCACAAAAAGACAAGgatgaagcaacaataacaaacAACATCATTATTGGTCCGCATTTGAGCCCATATGTGTCGAAAAATCCTTCCCAACTGCATACTTGCAGGGTCAGAACTCTTATCAGACTGCAGTGAGGAAGAACGCTCCAAATGTGAACGCTCCAAATGTGCATACCTAGTTTCCTGGCTTTCTATCTGATCATACACCCTGTCCTCAGTCTTGCTCTGTTCATTATCGTCATCATCTGGGATAACATTCAAGAAGCTTGCAAGATTGCTGACAGCTTGATTTCCAATAGACTGTACCTGCGAAACACCGTCACCAATGAACTGTACAGCAGACATTAACGGGTTTCCTTTTGCTGAacctttatgttttttttttctatccaaATCCAAAGATAAATCCGAAATCTGATAATCAATTTCACAAATTTCTGCAACTGGTAATTCCATTGAGTGCATTCTTGACTCTGTTGTTAATCCTGCTCTCAGATTTGCAAGAGAATCCTGCAATTCAGGATGGAGAGAAGAATTTTCTCTAATTATCTGCTCTACCTTCCCAGGTGTTCCTTCTATATCGGTGGTCATTGCATCATCATGTATCCCAGAGGTGCTTCGCTTTCTAAAGGATTCATTCCCTGGACTTGGAGAAACATTATTGCCATCAACAAATGAGTTCATATTGTGAAGCTGGATTTGCAAATTGAGCATCTCTGATTTCATCTTCTCCACTTGCAAGTTGCGCTGCCGTTTTCTTTCCTCAGAATCACGGATATGTTGTAACTGTTCAGTTTTCCAAGCAGCTTTTTTTTCCTGTTCACGAACAATGGCACCAATTTGCTCAGCTTCAAGATACCGACATACGTATTCAAACTCTTGAGAGGAGAACATGTATGACTGGATGGAGACCAGCATGAAGATAATAATTTCAACGAGAGCAGATCTTGCAGTAATTCGAAATCCATAATCATACTTGTAAAATCCAATCATCTCAAATATGTAATGCATGGTTTCACACTTGCCAGCACTAACTTCTCCTACAAATGGAGACTGGTAGGCTAGAGAGAGAATAATAAGAGCAAAGTTGTATGCACGCAAGAACTTGAAtactttgttctttttcttcaggATTTCAAGTCTTAATCTAAAGAAAACCAGTGCAAAGGCAAGATACCCAAGATGCAGTACATCATATTCAAGAGTTCCAGtaatcaaaatcaaagccAGGACAAGATCCAACAAATGACAATAGCAATAGAGCCTCAGGTAGTCAAGGATGGTCCACATgctttttgtttcaaaagatAAATCCCTCCAAACAAATGTATTTTTGCGTTGGGACATCATTTTACGATAAGTAGATGACAGTGAGAAACCGGATAAATGATCAGCACGGAGTTTGAGAGATGAAAGCATGAACACCACAAAATAACTGAAAAGCATCCTTGAATCATCGACAGTTAGTCCTGCATATCAGGTAAGACAGATGTTACACACAAAAATAGGGAGAAATTGTCTTTGGAAAAGCTCCAAGATGAATAATAACAAGCATAATtgcattaaaattttgagaatgCCAATGACCAAATGCAAGTGGTAGGCTGGCTACAAGAAGAGCAAAAGTAACCATCACAAATTAAGCATGTCCGTTCTACACCaaaaatattctattaaaaaccttataaattttaaaatagaaaagaattttGAGGATAAATTTGCACCAAAgggtttttttatataaagagCATACCATATTTTAAtccattttttcaaacaaaggTTGAAGTAataattgagagagagagagagagaggatttGCAGTTGCAATCCTCAAGTCaataactcaaaatttcaagtCTTTCAAGCATGTATCTGGAACCAatgttcaaatatttgttctaTCTAATTGTCTAACGTGCTAATAATCTTCTACTGGGGGATATTTACATGATTGTAAGTTTTCACTAATTCATTTACTTCTTGGCAAAAGATAAAGGAGAAAAGGCCTAATAAAAGCAGGCAAATTGGAAGATGTCTTGTTGATTAATCTTAAGACTGAATACAAAGTATCAACAGCTACAAGATTCATACCCAGCCAACAGTTCAAACAAAATTGGAAGTACTGATTAGAGATTCGCCAGCAGTCATGACAATGGACACCAGCCTTGCTCGGCATAGGCCAATTTGAATTCCACATGTTCTTCCAGAAGGCAATATATTCAAGGATAAGAATAGAagcaaacaagaaaacaaatataggcCATAGTTTACGTATAATGCCACGATCCAAAAGAATACAGGCAGCCAACAACCCAACATAGAACAGCGAGACAGAATTCAATAAAGCAAAACTGGCAAGAAGCAAGGAGATCATGGTTATCTCGAGACCAAAGAGATTGAACAAGTTCTCCatccaaaatttcatatatatcttaaaaattattttctgcAATTCAAACCGTTCCTTTCTCAAGGATATAATACGAATCTTGTCCCACTTGTGACTTTCTTTGATGCTTCCCCATATAAATCCAAATGAATATTTGCTATTGCTGCTACATTCAGAGTTGTCTCTTTTACTGGATGCAGAATGAGGCACTTGAGACTGACCAGAGACAAAGGATGACCTTCTAATATGATCCAGACCTTCCTGCTGCTCAAACAATCTTCCAGAGTCTGATGATGATTTACTTTTCTCATTAGAAATGGATATGTCGTAATCATCTTCTTCTGTGACAAATAATGGACAAGGGTCATCCCACTTCCCTTTATTTAAAGCAGAACCTGGCATCCTCTCCAACCAGCGAAAGACATTATATTGGAGAGTGCATGCAGCAATTATTAGTACTTTTCCCCGTAGGCCTAATTCCAGACCCCAAAATCCAGGCTGAAATTCTCTGAAACCCAGAAAATAAGACAAATAAGAATGCTTTTGTCCAGGAAACATTCCAGCTTGTCTACCCCACATCTGGAAAAGATACTCCACTGTCATGACAACTCCTGTATATGCCAGAAACAACTTTGATGGAATATGCGAAATCTTGGGTAAAGTGGCACATATGACAAGGCCAAGTAGATATAATAAACCAAATGCACTGATTGGTGATATGGACGCGTAGAAAAGAGCAGCAAACAGAATCTTGTCACTGTGCCAAATAAGGAAGCGTTTTATAAACCCAAGTCTCTCAAATTCTAATAGCTCAGGTTCATCGGAGCTGCTATACCTGCTCTGCCTTCTCTCATAGCTATAAAGTTGCATCACAATCAATACGGCCAAAGATTGCCAACAATTTTGCAAAGATGAAGCCTCTGAATTGAATCCCAAGTAAAAATCAAGATCAATTGATCTAGATAACCACATCCTAAAGCTGGAGAAACTGCTTAAACAATATATGAAGACAAAAACTATAATTGCATAAGCTTTTAATGGGAACCATAGTCGCCTCTTTGTTCTTTCAACCAGTTGTCTTCCAATCATCCAAACAAGAAGCAGGAATAAGTAACCAAAGGATATGTAATTTGGTTTGACAAAGAACACCGTGAGAAGAATAGTCAGAAATGCAATATAGGTTCCACATGATCTGTACATGGATAGGAACTTCTCTCCAATGGAACTGAGGAATGAAGCAATTTTTCTCTCtgcagaaaaagaaaataaatgaggaTACAAATGATGTAGTATCAAATGGATACAGAGCTGAAGAACCTCAAGTGTTGATTCGAAtcatgaaaacataaaaaccaaattattcTGTAGTTCCTCTAATCAAGACAGTTGCTAATGCatatcaaaattgaaacaatgGTTGTGTCAAAgttgttaaaagaaaacctaACAGAAAATAGTATAATCCACTAATCAGACACTACTTAACAAAATTAGTTCCTCTAATCAAGAAAGTTGCTAATGCatatcaaaattgaaacaatgGTTGTGTCAAAgttgttaaaagaaaacctaACAGAAAATAGTATAATCCACAAAATAGTCGTGGCAAGAGAAAGATCAAGGTTTGTTGGGGTTGCTAAAGTGTTATGTTTAAAGTGGACTTTTGTAATAAATTCTGGGTGGAAGGAAGCAACTATTTGTGGCTCTATCATTATAAACAGGCAGTTACTAGAGTTTAAGCAACAGTATTCCCTTGCATTTGTCAAAAAAGTTTTCCTACACCAAGCTTTTCACAGCTCTTCTGCTTAAAGTTTTTGGATCTTAAACTTGCATATCTATAATCaccaaaagaataaattagaTCCAAAGGGTTTAAGAAATGTTCTCCTAGGCTGTTCACATACATAACAGCtggagctttttttttctttttcaatttttgaaaagaatgcaaaattaaaataatgaaaagaaactaatgctcaaaatacaaaaataaaaaaataaaaaaagcagaaaataaaaatacagcTGGAGTGTTTATGACCCAACTTCAAGGAAGTTCCTGGTCACCAATCTTAAACCTTATTTTACCAATTAACCTTGGGGTATATTGACTAGTGGATAAGCTGTCAGGGCATGATAATCAAGCATCACTTTgattcaaccaaaaaaaaaaaaattcaaaccaacaATAAAGTTTGCAATCCAACTAActgatttaataaaatcttaacAGTAAGTTTCCTTTGCTTTTTACTGTATCACAGATCAAATAATGGACTCACTGTAATCAACGATGAGTTTTGATAGACATACCATGCGAAGGGTTATCATGGCAATAATTACTTGTTGTGGCCGTATAAACTGATAACAGAACTGATTTATTAAGGCCAGCTCGTAAAATGCTAAATCCAACTGGGGGGCTAGGTGTGTGCTCCACAATGGCAGAGAATGAAAATAGCATTTCAAAACCATGGTTATGAATTGTGCAAAAGCAAGCAAGCAGAGCTATTTCCAGGAACTCCCACATGCTATCACGTCCAAGGAGACCTGCATTGAACCACTGAAAAAAGTCACTGCGACCTGTTTCATTATCAGACTTATAATTTATTCCTTCaacattattttgaaaacagtTTGAGGCGACAAGCAAACTGAACCTCCatttttaatatcataatGTAACATCTGTGGGTGAAAGCACACGTACCTAGTTGCAACAGAATTTCCCTACACAAAGAACCTTCCCGGTCTAATACACTCGATATCAAGCTGATCTGAAGAAGATATAATAATGCAAAATGAACCACATTTAGAAGAATCAAAGACTGGCGCATCTTTCTGCTAACATCGTGGCTCAAAAGGTATAGGAGGAAGAATACCACTGAAGAACGTTGAAATAAAGAatcaataagaaaattgaGGTATTacataaaatcataatttgtAGCTCTCGTGTCATAAGAAACAACCAAAAATAACGCAAAATTTCACTATGATTATTAACTGGCATAGAAAAACGTACCATACACAGCGTGAATGAAACCAGGCTTCATTGCAACCAGGAATATCAAAGTTAGCACGATAGCTCGAGAGCTTTTGCGCAAACCCCATGCGATAGTAGCCACAATTAATACCTTCGTCTCTCCTGCCTCTGAAAATTAAATCGTGTAAAGGACCCAACTTTACCGCTATCAagtaattgacaaaaatacaaataaaattcagAGGAAGATGATCAATATCTCTAAgataatgaaagaatacaagacAAATGAAAGATGTAGCCAAGGATCAGACTCCtccaaaaagtttaaaaatttatataaattcaataccaaaataaattgtatttataaacaaCACCTAGTAAATAGAAGCTTCTTTAACTACGTTGATATGTTGATTATTGCttctacaacatttttttatctccattttttctcaacaatAGCATCGGAGCTTTAGATCAAAGGGGCtatgattttatttgagaattaaaaaaaccagtttagtatttgaaaatatgtattcTAATTTCCTGGGTCATTTTCTCTATTTGAGAGCTACGAACTGATAATGTatacttaaaacaaaataaaaaacagtaATCACTATAGACTGGTTATAGAAGCTATTGATTCTTAATACTCTACCAAATTTTTACAGTTACTTTCATAAAACCCAAGAAACTTCAACGTCAAAACTATTTGAGCTCTATTTGAGCTTTACCAATAAAAGAAGGTAAGCTTTGTTGGAATCAGAAGGTACAAAAATCAATGGCTTGTATATAATCCATGGCTGTGACACAACGTTGGCAGGCataaaaagagggaaaaatgTTGTAGGTAATTGTGCAGTTCAAAGTTTCTTTATTGAATGAACCGACTTTTTGTTAACATAGGGGAAGACATTTGAAGGTATGAAATGCAATAACTAATTCCCTAACAAGCTAACAAGGCGGCCAATTGATCATAAAACTTAACTAACCAATCAGCCTAAAAATTCTATGAAACATACAAACCAACCAgctttaaattaaaagctcCACAGAAAAGAATTAAGGAAAACCAGCAAAATCAACTGATTACAAATCCCAACAGCAGCCAAAAGGCTACATAAGCTACATAAAAAGCACAGCAATCACTGAAATAAGATAAGCTAACGTAATAAGTATGAGAAGTGACAATCAATCAATCACAAATTACCTCCAGGACTGGAGTTGTCATTTGAAGAATGCTCGTCCTCACCAGacaagcaaagaaaaactGAATTGTTTACAAGATTGACTAAGGCAACCAAAATTCCAAGGCCAAATTGTGCTAGGAGAAAGAATCCTGGTATTGGATAATGCCACAAACCTACCATCTCCCAAACATCCATATCCTGCAAACATTACATAACCAAGAAAGACTTCCATTGATGCATGTGTCCTAATGAAGATATTAATAGGTAGTCAATTCAAGAATTAATACCTTTCCAATCTTCCGATTCAAAAATGTGAATGCTacattgaaaatatatgtGCTAATGGCCCAGAAGAGAATGAAGACAAGCAGCAGCCCATTCAATCGATGCAATTGAAATAATGAAGGAAAGGCATAAATGATGTATCCAACGTATGCAAGTAACCCAAATGCGCATAAActtgcaaaatgaaaactcCAGAAGGACAAAGCAACCAAGGAGACCTGTCACAAGGAGCTCTACAAGCTtaaataaatctcaatatGGATGAGCTTGAAACAAGAAATAACTTGAACAGTTAAAGTGGCATTAACAGAACAAcagagaaatgaaatgaacAATGTAAAATGCAATGAAATGTTTGATATCTTGtcattaaaaaacaataaacaataaaaagctATGTGCAACAAAATATTCTTGGAACATTATGATGAAGGAGGAATCTGGTCACTTGGGTAATATTATAGGCTCATTCCTCTTTTGTCTTCACTTATAATGAACTCTATAATATTAGTCTTCCCCTTTATATCAAACACATtatcattctaataaaagattcACAAGCTTGATTGGTGGATAATTAGTCCTTGAGGTTACATCAATTTGGTATAAAAGCAACCAACTGAGCCAACATTGGTTGCTTGCTGCTGGTGGGAAACCAAGAAACTCTTGGCGACCCTGACCGCGAAAGGGAAAAATGAGTGTCATGCTCTTTATCATACAACTCACATATATTTTACAAGACACTTTAAAATTCAAGATAGAAAGCATTTGGTTAAGGCTTTACGAACAGCAACATCAGTGGAATGGAAAAGTACCCTTCAATTCCTACCAAATTTCACTCCTTAATTGAGGTGTGGGCTAcagataaaagaaataataccTCGGTCGTCACAAATTAAGATTTAACTGAGGTTTTGGGGTCTGGTTTAAGTCGTTTCGCAAAAATCTTCTCcgatcactttcctttattattaGAGGCAGGTGCAATATTATGGGTCATCCCCATTCAGATTTTGCAATAGTTGGTTGTTGATAAAAGAGTGCAACAAGGTCATTGAGGAAGTTTTGAAAAGCATCCCCCATGCATTGGGtgggctggtttcattcttcatgagcagCTTCGTAAAGTGAAACTTGCCGTAAAAAATTGGCATGCTACTCTTGATTGATATAGAGCAGAAAGATGAAAGGCTTTTGAGAGAGTTAGAAATCAGTGATGGGCTTGCGGAAAGCGTTGGTCTGAAAGCTAGAAGAGATTGGTCATTAGAATCCTCAAGCCATTTTTCAGTTAAGTCCCTTTCAAAGCACCTTTCTCCCTCTTCACGTTTGGAAAAAGATTACTTTAAAGCACTGTGGAAAACCAGCAGTCCAAGGAGAATAAATGTCTTGGTTTGGATTATGGCAGTGGCAGTGTGCACCCTCCGCTTGGAAAACAGTGATCTCTTAATacacttcttcattttctgtCTCTTCTCACCTAATTGTTGGTTTAGCATATTTTCTATGCTCAAATCACTTTGGGTCTTTGATGGTTCGTTTAGCGCCAATGTGCTCCAATTATTGAGGGGGccttatttataaaaaaaaaccttatctaatttgggttaatttgataaaagcgCTTCTAGCtgagatttggtttgaacgTAATCAACGCAACATCTtccatgataaaaaaaagggaTTGGGTTGACATCGTAGagatttctaaaagaaacGCAGCGGTTTGGTGTTCTTCAAATGCAGAATTCAAAGATTTGTCTATACAGGGCATCTGCCTCAATTGGACCGCCTTCATCTGATGAGTTTCAATGTAGTTTACCCCGATTTTCAGTTCAGAATTAGTGCTTCTGTAGTTTGGATGGACTTTAATATGTATTTCTGCCGTTatgattttacttttcagCCTTGATTTTGTCTACCGTAGGTAGCTTCTATTGCTATTTAGCTTGTTA
Coding sequences within:
- the LOC101218490 gene encoding piezo-type mechanosensitive ion channel homolog isoform X1; protein product: MGSFLGGFLLPLLLLTAALINWSLVSLTDLLVFLFIQFNAHKIGFIFGRRFLVLWPIIIFSSLVILAQVTFLVIWSLEGYKWSIANAWWAKLIGFMTIQSWKSPSVIYFLVVQLLAIFVATADIFWYRIGLVPRGDSCWVHFFSFVNHLGSHLRVASCLLLPAIQIIVGISRPSWVSLPFFIGSCVGLVDWSLTSNFLGLFRWWRPLQLYAGFSIFLVYVYQLPVEYPSMLKWVAEFIGLFKISSNSEWPEICSNVSLILFYIMLSCVKCDLEEMDFIMSMRESNLVEQLLPSKHSFFIRELRSGVKHTNVLLRREVFRTFTINFFTYGFPVSLVALSFWSFHFASLCAFGLLAYVGYIIYAFPSLFQLHRLNGLLLVFILFWAISTYIFNVAFTFLNRKIGKDMDVWEMVGLWHYPIPGFFLLAQFGLGILVALVNLVNNSVFLCLSGEDEHSSNDNSSPGEAGETKVLIVATIAWGLRKSSRAIVLTLIFLVAMKPGFIHAVYVVFFLLYLLSHDVSRKMRQSLILLNVVHFALLYLLQISLISSVLDREGSLCREILLQLGLLGRDSMWEFLEIALLACFCTIHNHGFEMLFSFSAIVEHTPSPPVGFSILRAGLNKSVLLSVYTATTSNYCHDNPSHERKIASFLSSIGEKFLSMYRSCGTYIAFLTILLTVFFVKPNYISFGYLFLLLVWMIGRQLVERTKRRLWFPLKAYAIIVFVFIYCLSSFSSFRMWLSRSIDLDFYLGFNSEASSLQNCWQSLAVLIVMQLYSYERRQSRYSSSDEPELLEFERLGFIKRFLIWHSDKILFAALFYASISPISAFGLLYLLGLVICATLPKISHIPSKLFLAYTGVVMTVEYLFQMWGRQAGMFPGQKHSYLSYFLGFREFQPGFWGLELGLRGKVLIIAACTLQYNVFRWLERMPGSALNKGKWDDPCPLFVTEEDDYDISISNEKSKSSSDSGRLFEQQEGLDHIRRSSFVSGQSQVPHSASSKRDNSECSSNSKYSFGFIWGSIKESHKWDKIRIISLRKERFELQKIIFKIYMKFWMENLFNLFGLEITMISLLLASFALLNSVSLFYVGLLAACILLDRGIIRKLWPIFVFLFASILILEYIAFWKNMWNSNWPMPSKAGVHCHDCWRISNQYFQFCLNCWLGLTVDDSRMLFSYFVVFMLSSLKLRADHLSGFSLSSTYRKMMSQRKNTFVWRDLSFETKSMWTILDYLRLYCYCHLLDLVLALILITGTLEYDVLHLGYLAFALVFFRLRLEILKKKNKVFKFLRAYNFALIILSLAYQSPFVGEVSAGKCETMHYIFEMIGFYKYDYGFRITARSALVEIIIFMLVSIQSYMFSSQEFEYVCRYLEAEQIGAIVREQEKKAAWKTEQLQHIRDSEERKRQRNLQVEKMKSEMLNLQIQLHNMNSFVDGNNVSPSPGNESFRKRSTSGIHDDAMTTDIEGTPGKVEQIIRENSSLHPELQDSLANLRAGLTTESRMHSMELPVAEICEIDYQISDLSLDLDRKKKHKGSAKGNPLMSAVQFIGDGVSQVQSIGNQAVSNLASFLNVIPDDDDNEQSKTEDRVYDQIESQETRYAHLERSHLERSSSLQSDKSSDPASMQLGRIFRHIWAQMRTNNDVVCYCCFILVFLWNFSLLSMFYLAALFVYALCVNTGPGYMFWVVMLIYTELYILLQYLYQIIIQHCGLTINSDLLQELGFPTHRITSSFVVSSLPLFLVYLFTLLQSSITAKDGEWAYSSAFNKNALPSKQSLGHYGLTDRAYELLYIGRKMMLFVLRSLCKYWKSLTQGAESPPYFIQVSLDVQIWPEDGIQPERIESGINHMLQIIHVERCKEQNPRLCSFSSRVHVQSIERSKENTKIALVVLEVVYASPSTNTCAEWCDSLTPAADVANEILLAQRNEFVESTGFPYRILSVIGGGKREIDLYAYVFGADMIVFFLVAIFYQSIIKNNSEFLDVYQLEDQFPKEFVFVLMIIFFLIVLDRCIYLCSFAIGKVIFYLFNLVLFTYAVTEYAWQMEPSNQHAGELALRAIFLAKAVSLALQAIQIRYGLPHKSTLYRQFLTSDVSRINYLGYRLYRALPFLYELRCVLDWSCTTTSLTMYDWLKLEDINASLYLVKCDAVLNRSQHKQGDKQTVMTKCCNGICLFFILICVIWAPMLMYSSGNPTNVANPIKDASCQVDIKTTSGRLTLYQTTLCEKISWDKLNTNMVLDPGGYLSPYNQDDIQLICCQADASVLWLVPDVVQSRFVHSLDRKQDIIISFTWILTRDRPKGKEVVKYDRVIESRDLPNQSDVQKVLNGSMNGFRIKNVYQRYFRVTGSGEVRPLEQEESFVSADLILNRNNYEWWSFHDIQPINVSECGRFTGPVAFVISEEIPPQGILGDTLSKFSIWGLYITFVLAVGRFIRLQCSDLRMRIPYENLPSCDRLIAICEDIYAARAEGELGVEEVLYWTLVKIYRSPHMLLEYTKVD
- the LOC101218490 gene encoding piezo-type mechanosensitive ion channel homolog isoform X2; the encoded protein is MGSFLGGFLLPLLLLTAALINWSLVSLTDLLVFLFIQFNAHKIGFIFGRRFLVLWPIIIFSSLVILAQVTFLVIWSLEGYKWSIANAWWAKLIGFMTIQSWKSPSVIYFLVVQLLAIFVATADIFWYRIGLVPRGDSCWVHFFSFVNHLGSHLRVASCLLLPAIQIIVGISRPSWVSLPFFIGSCVGLVDWSLTSNFLGLFRWWRPLQLYAGFSIFLVYVYQLPVEYPSMLKWVAEFIGLFKISSNSEWPEICSNVSLILFYIMLSCVKCDLEEMDFIMSMRESNLVEQLLPSKHSFFIRELRSGVKHTNVLLRREVFRTFTINFFTYGFPVSLVALSFWSFHFASLCAFGLLAYVGYIIYAFPSLFQLHRLNGLLLVFILFWAISTYIFNVAFTFLNRKIGKDMDVWEMVGLWHYPIPGFFLLAQFGLGILVALVNLVNNSVFLCLSGEDEHSSNDNSSPGEAGETKVLIVATIAWGLRKSSRAIVLTLIFLVAMKPGFIHAVYVISLISSVLDREGSLCREILLQLGLLGRDSMWEFLEIALLACFCTIHNHGFEMLFSFSAIVEHTPSPPVGFSILRAGLNKSVLLSVYTATTSNYCHDNPSHERKIASFLSSIGEKFLSMYRSCGTYIAFLTILLTVFFVKPNYISFGYLFLLLVWMIGRQLVERTKRRLWFPLKAYAIIVFVFIYCLSSFSSFRMWLSRSIDLDFYLGFNSEASSLQNCWQSLAVLIVMQLYSYERRQSRYSSSDEPELLEFERLGFIKRFLIWHSDKILFAALFYASISPISAFGLLYLLGLVICATLPKISHIPSKLFLAYTGVVMTVEYLFQMWGRQAGMFPGQKHSYLSYFLGFREFQPGFWGLELGLRGKVLIIAACTLQYNVFRWLERMPGSALNKGKWDDPCPLFVTEEDDYDISISNEKSKSSSDSGRLFEQQEGLDHIRRSSFVSGQSQVPHSASSKRDNSECSSNSKYSFGFIWGSIKESHKWDKIRIISLRKERFELQKIIFKIYMKFWMENLFNLFGLEITMISLLLASFALLNSVSLFYVGLLAACILLDRGIIRKLWPIFVFLFASILILEYIAFWKNMWNSNWPMPSKAGVHCHDCWRISNQYFQFCLNCWLGLTVDDSRMLFSYFVVFMLSSLKLRADHLSGFSLSSTYRKMMSQRKNTFVWRDLSFETKSMWTILDYLRLYCYCHLLDLVLALILITGTLEYDVLHLGYLAFALVFFRLRLEILKKKNKVFKFLRAYNFALIILSLAYQSPFVGEVSAGKCETMHYIFEMIGFYKYDYGFRITARSALVEIIIFMLVSIQSYMFSSQEFEYVCRYLEAEQIGAIVREQEKKAAWKTEQLQHIRDSEERKRQRNLQVEKMKSEMLNLQIQLHNMNSFVDGNNVSPSPGNESFRKRSTSGIHDDAMTTDIEGTPGKVEQIIRENSSLHPELQDSLANLRAGLTTESRMHSMELPVAEICEIDYQISDLSLDLDRKKKHKGSAKGNPLMSAVQFIGDGVSQVQSIGNQAVSNLASFLNVIPDDDDNEQSKTEDRVYDQIESQETRYAHLERSHLERSSSLQSDKSSDPASMQLGRIFRHIWAQMRTNNDVVCYCCFILVFLWNFSLLSMFYLAALFVYALCVNTGPGYMFWVVMLIYTELYILLQYLYQIIIQHCGLTINSDLLQELGFPTHRITSSFVVSSLPLFLVYLFTLLQSSITAKDGEWAYSSAFNKNALPSKQSLGHYGLTDRAYELLYIGRKMMLFVLRSLCKYWKSLTQGAESPPYFIQVSLDVQIWPEDGIQPERIESGINHMLQIIHVERCKEQNPRLCSFSSRVHVQSIERSKENTKIALVVLEVVYASPSTNTCAEWCDSLTPAADVANEILLAQRNEFVESTGFPYRILSVIGGGKREIDLYAYVFGADMIVFFLVAIFYQSIIKNNSEFLDVYQLEDQFPKEFVFVLMIIFFLIVLDRCIYLCSFAIGKVIFYLFNLVLFTYAVTEYAWQMEPSNQHAGELALRAIFLAKAVSLALQAIQIRYGLPHKSTLYRQFLTSDVSRINYLGYRLYRALPFLYELRCVLDWSCTTTSLTMYDWLKLEDINASLYLVKCDAVLNRSQHKQGDKQTVMTKCCNGICLFFILICVIWAPMLMYSSGNPTNVANPIKDASCQVDIKTTSGRLTLYQTTLCEKISWDKLNTNMVLDPGGYLSPYNQDDIQLICCQADASVLWLVPDVVQSRFVHSLDRKQDIIISFTWILTRDRPKGKEVVKYDRVIESRDLPNQSDVQKVLNGSMNGFRIKNVYQRYFRVTGSGEVRPLEQEESFVSADLILNRNNYEWWSFHDIQPINVSECGRFTGPVAFVISEEIPPQGILGDTLSKFSIWGLYITFVLAVGRFIRLQCSDLRMRIPYENLPSCDRLIAICEDIYAARAEGELGVEEVLYWTLVKIYRSPHMLLEYTKVD